The proteins below are encoded in one region of Bacteroides uniformis:
- a CDS encoding DUF3795 domain-containing protein, producing the protein MKQLIACCGLDCENCTARIATVNNDDELREKTAKEWSVLNNTPEITAETIHCMGCRADGVKFAYCSNYCAIRKCVYEKGFNTCGDCKELDTCQVVGAVLQHVPGARENLY; encoded by the coding sequence ATGAAACAATTAATTGCATGTTGCGGACTGGATTGCGAAAATTGCACCGCCCGTATAGCCACTGTCAATAATGACGATGAGCTGAGAGAGAAAACCGCCAAAGAGTGGAGTGTGCTGAACAATACGCCGGAAATTACGGCAGAAACCATCCATTGTATGGGGTGCCGTGCAGATGGGGTGAAGTTTGCCTATTGCAGCAATTACTGTGCTATCCGTAAATGTGTGTACGAAAAAGGTTTCAATACCTGCGGTGACTGTAAGGAACTGGATACTTGCCAGGTGGTAGGTGCCGTTCTTCAGCATGTGCCCGGTGCAAGGGAAAATCTTTATTAA
- a CDS encoding class I SAM-dependent methyltransferase, translating to MSNENKTIHDFEFNLICDFFSNMERQGPGSPEVTLKALSFVDGLTDESLIADIGCGTGGQTMVLAGHVPGQITGIDLFPGFIDIFNRNARQLGLQDRVKGIVGSMDALPFGEEELDMIWCEGAIYNIGFERGLKEWRKYLKPGGYIAVSESSWFTDERPAEINDFWMDAYSEMDTLPNQVAKLYKAGYLPVATFILPENCWTEHYFASKVAAQEIFRKKYAGNKIAEEFSSLQMIEDELYGKYKEFYGYVFFIAKKVG from the coding sequence ATGAGTAACGAAAATAAAACTATCCACGATTTCGAATTTAATTTAATCTGTGACTTTTTCTCCAATATGGAACGGCAAGGCCCTGGCAGTCCTGAAGTGACGTTGAAGGCATTGAGCTTTGTAGACGGTCTTACCGATGAATCCCTTATTGCCGATATCGGTTGTGGAACAGGTGGTCAGACAATGGTATTGGCTGGCCATGTTCCGGGACAGATTACCGGAATTGACCTTTTCCCCGGCTTTATTGACATCTTCAACCGTAATGCAAGGCAGTTGGGCTTGCAGGACAGAGTAAAAGGAATTGTCGGTTCAATGGATGCCCTCCCTTTCGGTGAGGAGGAGCTGGATATGATTTGGTGTGAAGGTGCTATCTATAACATCGGCTTTGAACGTGGCTTGAAGGAGTGGCGTAAATATCTGAAACCGGGAGGGTATATTGCCGTATCCGAGAGTTCATGGTTTACGGACGAACGTCCTGCGGAAATCAATGACTTCTGGATGGACGCCTATTCTGAAATGGATACACTTCCCAATCAGGTAGCCAAGTTGTACAAGGCGGGTTATCTCCCCGTTGCTACATTCATTCTGCCGGAGAATTGCTGGACAGAGCATTACTTTGCTTCAAAGGTTGCGGCTCAGGAGATTTTCCGTAAGAAATATGCCGGTAATAAAATTGCCGAAGAGTTCAGCTCACTCCAAATGATTGAGGATGAACTATACGGCAAATATAAGGAATTCTACGGTTATGTGTTTTTTATTGCTAAGAAGGTAGGTTGA
- a CDS encoding helix-turn-helix domain-containing protein, with translation MNISEFNINAEFIACNHITTNELNPLVEKPYHTKASIFALCTKGVLKTIINHTQFRVEANTLLVIPPETFVQLLHTSDDAEIYVVIFSQQLIQSSGAGKVMMDKFHIIGKHYIFPLSKTDFQLYAEFMTYLSHLYQRTESPSSLVSLQTLLTYLLQGISELCPERPRIKETPGSRHFNQYRIFIRLVHTDYVREHQVSYYALKMNMRPAALCRLVKKESGHTAMEIINNTIIMDAKAQLCTANTPIKDIAVSLGFNNAAFFNKFFKRHTGIPPQKFRTSSKQ, from the coding sequence ATGAATATATCCGAATTCAATATAAATGCCGAGTTCATTGCCTGCAATCATATCACAACCAATGAACTGAATCCGCTAGTGGAAAAGCCATACCACACCAAGGCCAGTATCTTCGCTCTATGCACCAAAGGAGTTCTGAAAACCATCATAAACCATACTCAATTCAGGGTTGAAGCTAACACCCTCCTAGTTATTCCTCCCGAGACCTTCGTACAATTGCTACACACGTCAGACGATGCTGAAATATATGTCGTCATATTTTCCCAACAACTTATCCAGAGTTCAGGGGCCGGCAAGGTCATGATGGATAAGTTTCACATTATAGGCAAACACTATATTTTTCCTCTATCGAAAACGGACTTCCAGCTTTATGCCGAGTTCATGACCTATTTGTCACACCTCTACCAAAGAACAGAAAGCCCCTCAAGTCTAGTTTCATTGCAAACTCTACTGACCTATCTGTTACAAGGTATATCCGAACTCTGTCCGGAACGCCCTAGAATAAAAGAGACTCCGGGCAGCAGGCATTTCAACCAATACCGCATTTTTATCCGATTGGTACACACAGACTATGTCCGGGAGCATCAAGTGTCCTATTATGCATTGAAAATGAATATGAGACCGGCAGCTCTTTGCCGCCTTGTCAAAAAGGAATCAGGACATACAGCCATGGAAATCATCAACAATACTATCATCATGGATGCCAAAGCACAACTTTGTACCGCCAACACTCCGATAAAGGATATAGCCGTGAGTCTAGGTTTTAATAATGCGGCCTTCTTCAACAAATTCTTTAAACGTCATACGGGAATACCTCCTCAGAAGTTCCGCACATCCTCAAAACAATAA
- a CDS encoding sensor histidine kinase has translation MNPNVPQEVRIINAISEQLFNSWPVSIIMIDLEDCIWRLNQQVMNELHLNEYVIGRRITDLLEVVCDKKNVLEDLLLQLRERDVRIIPLDINCFIRELKSGISFLIQGAMVGIHEDGQLVRIVLYFRNVLEERTQKHLLNIALSRTQIFQWSFDMEHNLMIIEPRYFEYLGIPTRDYTLTPEEFAFLIHPDDRKGVFDALALQLHGNLYERPVEYRLRRGDGKWEWFEAQSTYVGQLTDLPFRIIGICMSTQKYKDTENKLNEALQKAQRSDELKSVFLANMSHEIRTPLNAIVGFSTLLACGDADLSRQEIMEFTSLIEKNSQLLMVLISDILDLSKIESNTMEFHFEKVSLNGILESIYSAQKMNLRKGVELLLDLPDRAAVIYTDPTRLGQVVNNLINNAVKFTAEGRITIGYRLKDFATLEVFVEDTGTGMSEEVLAHIFERFYKGDAFVQGTGLGLAICRTIVERFHGKIEVASTLGKGSRFAIVLPQEMRE, from the coding sequence ATGAATCCGAATGTTCCTCAAGAAGTACGTATAATAAATGCCATCTCCGAGCAGTTGTTCAACTCATGGCCCGTCAGCATTATTATGATTGATTTGGAAGATTGTATCTGGCGTCTGAATCAGCAGGTGATGAATGAACTCCATTTGAATGAGTATGTGATAGGGCGGCGTATCACTGACTTATTGGAAGTGGTATGTGATAAAAAGAATGTGTTAGAAGACCTTTTGCTGCAACTTCGGGAGAGGGATGTGCGGATTATTCCCTTAGATATCAATTGCTTTATACGTGAATTGAAGAGTGGTATCAGTTTTCTGATACAAGGTGCTATGGTGGGAATTCATGAAGATGGACAATTGGTGAGGATTGTACTCTATTTCAGGAATGTGTTGGAAGAACGGACACAGAAGCATTTGCTGAATATTGCGCTGAGCCGCACCCAGATATTTCAATGGTCTTTCGACATGGAACATAATCTGATGATTATAGAACCGCGTTATTTTGAATATTTGGGGATTCCTACGCGTGACTATACGCTGACGCCTGAGGAATTCGCATTTCTGATTCATCCGGACGACCGGAAGGGAGTGTTTGATGCTTTGGCTTTACAGTTGCATGGTAATTTGTACGAACGCCCAGTGGAATACCGTCTACGGAGGGGAGACGGCAAGTGGGAGTGGTTTGAGGCGCAATCTACCTATGTGGGGCAATTGACGGATTTGCCGTTCCGTATCATCGGTATTTGCATGAGTACGCAGAAATACAAGGATACGGAGAATAAATTGAACGAGGCTTTGCAGAAAGCGCAACGTAGCGATGAGTTGAAGAGCGTATTTCTTGCTAATATGAGCCACGAGATACGTACGCCACTAAATGCCATTGTGGGCTTCTCTACACTACTGGCTTGTGGGGATGCCGACTTGTCGCGGCAGGAGATTATGGAATTTACGTCTTTGATTGAAAAGAACAGCCAGTTGTTAATGGTGTTGATTTCAGATATTCTGGATTTGTCCAAGATAGAATCGAACACGATGGAATTCCATTTTGAGAAGGTTTCTTTAAATGGCATATTGGAAAGCATTTACAGTGCGCAGAAGATGAATCTTCGGAAAGGAGTGGAGTTACTGCTAGACCTTCCGGACCGGGCGGCAGTTATCTATACAGATCCTACGCGTTTGGGGCAAGTTGTCAACAATCTTATCAATAATGCGGTGAAGTTCACTGCTGAAGGACGCATAACCATAGGGTATAGGCTGAAGGACTTTGCTACATTGGAAGTCTTTGTGGAAGATACGGGAACTGGCATGTCGGAAGAAGTTCTGGCGCACATTTTTGAACGTTTCTATAAGGGAGATGCTTTTGTGCAGGGCACGGGATTGGGATTGGCCATTTGCAGGACTATCGTTGAAAGGTTTCATGGAAAAATAGAAGTGGCTTCAACTCTTGGCAAGGGGAGCCGCTTTGCAATTGTCCTTCCGCAGGAAATGCGGGAGTAG
- the abc-f gene encoding ribosomal protection-like ABC-F family protein: MISVEGLKVEFNATPLFEDVSYVINKKDRIALVGKNGAGKSTMLKILAGIQQPTAGIVAVPRECTIGYLPQVMILSDKRTVMQEAELAFEHIFEMQAGIERMNRQLAERTDYDSEDYQKLIDRFTHENERFLMMGGTNYRAEIERTLQGLGFSREDFDRSTSEFSGGWRMRIELAKLLLRRPDVLLLDEPTNHLDIESIQWLENFLSTRANAVVLVSHDRAFLNNVTTRTIEITCGRIYDYKVKYDEFVVLRKERREQQLRAYENQQKQIQDTEDFIERFRYKATKAVQVQSRIKQLEKIERIEVDEEDNSSLRLKFVCSSRSGNYPVICEDMEKSYGGHVVFHDVNLTINRGEKVAFVGKNGEGKSTLVKCIMGEITDYTGKLTLGHNVQIGYFAQNQAQLLDESLTVFDTIDRVAVGDIRLKIRDILGAFMFGGEASDKKVKVLSGGERTRLAMIKLLLEPVNFLILDEPTNHLDMRSKDVLKEAIRDFDGTVIIVSHDRDFLDGLATKVYEFGGGLVKEHLGGIYDFLQKKQIESLNELQKSPSLSASPTAGKAASGNVGAEPVQPSAAKLSYEEQKELNKKLKKLERRVADCEAEIEQTEAAIAILEARMATPEGASDMSLYEQHQKLKEQLDRVMEEWDAATVELENH; encoded by the coding sequence ATGATATCTGTAGAAGGACTGAAGGTAGAATTTAATGCCACTCCTCTGTTCGAAGACGTCTCTTATGTTATCAATAAGAAAGACCGTATAGCTCTTGTCGGCAAGAATGGTGCCGGTAAGTCCACCATGCTCAAGATATTGGCTGGCATTCAGCAGCCCACTGCCGGCATTGTTGCCGTTCCTCGCGAATGTACTATCGGGTATTTGCCCCAAGTGATGATACTCAGTGACAAGCGCACCGTAATGCAGGAGGCTGAACTTGCCTTCGAGCATATTTTTGAGATGCAGGCGGGCATCGAACGCATGAATCGGCAACTTGCCGAACGTACCGATTACGACAGCGAGGATTACCAGAAACTGATTGACCGCTTCACTCACGAAAACGAACGTTTTCTGATGATGGGCGGCACCAACTACCGTGCCGAAATAGAGCGCACGCTCCAAGGGCTGGGCTTCAGCCGCGAGGACTTTGACCGCTCTACAAGCGAGTTTTCCGGTGGTTGGCGTATGCGTATAGAGCTTGCCAAGCTGTTGCTTCGCCGTCCGGATGTGTTGCTGCTCGACGAGCCTACCAACCACCTTGACATCGAGAGTATCCAGTGGTTGGAGAACTTCCTTTCCACCCGTGCCAATGCGGTGGTGCTTGTCAGCCACGACCGCGCCTTTTTGAACAATGTCACTACGCGTACCATCGAAATAACTTGTGGACGCATTTACGACTATAAAGTGAAATACGATGAGTTCGTGGTGCTTCGCAAGGAGCGCCGGGAGCAGCAACTACGTGCTTACGAGAATCAGCAGAAGCAGATACAAGATACGGAAGATTTCATCGAACGTTTCCGGTACAAAGCTACCAAGGCTGTGCAAGTGCAGAGCCGCATCAAGCAGCTCGAAAAGATAGAGCGCATCGAAGTGGATGAGGAAGACAACTCCTCTTTGCGCCTGAAGTTTGTTTGCAGTAGCCGTAGCGGTAATTATCCCGTTATCTGCGAGGATATGGAGAAATCCTACGGTGGGCACGTTGTTTTCCACGATGTGAATTTGACTATCAACCGAGGAGAGAAGGTTGCTTTTGTCGGTAAGAACGGCGAAGGTAAGTCTACGCTTGTAAAGTGTATTATGGGTGAGATTACGGATTATACCGGTAAGCTTACACTGGGACATAATGTGCAGATTGGATATTTTGCCCAGAACCAGGCACAGCTTTTGGATGAGAGCCTGACTGTATTCGATACGATTGACCGCGTGGCCGTAGGGGATATCCGCCTCAAAATCCGTGATATTCTAGGTGCTTTCATGTTCGGCGGTGAGGCTTCGGATAAAAAGGTGAAGGTGCTCAGCGGTGGAGAGCGTACCCGGCTTGCCATGATAAAACTGCTGTTGGAGCCGGTGAATTTCCTGATTCTCGACGAACCTACGAATCATCTTGACATGCGTTCCAAAGATGTGTTGAAGGAGGCTATCCGCGATTTTGACGGAACGGTGATAATAGTCAGCCATGACCGTGATTTTCTGGACGGACTTGCGACTAAAGTGTACGAGTTTGGTGGCGGACTGGTGAAGGAACATCTGGGAGGAATTTATGATTTCCTGCAAAAGAAGCAGATAGAGAGCCTGAATGAGTTACAGAAATCCCCTTCACTTTCCGCTTCGCCCACTGCCGGTAAGGCGGCATCGGGAAATGTTGGTGCAGAACCGGTTCAACCCTCGGCAGCCAAACTCTCTTATGAGGAGCAGAAGGAGCTTAATAAGAAGCTCAAGAAACTGGAACGTCGCGTTGCCGATTGTGAAGCGGAGATAGAGCAGACGGAGGCTGCCATTGCCATTCTTGAGGCCAGGATGGCCACACCGGAAGGTGCTTCGGACATGTCGCTTTATGAGCAGCACCAAAAACTGAAAGAGCAGCTTGACCGCGTGATGGAAGAGTGGGACGCGGCTACTGTAGAGTTGGAGAATCACTAA
- a CDS encoding M13 family metallopeptidase, producing the protein MKANHLLPIAAFCLMTASCNTGKQQAELTAGIQLANLDTTALPGTDFYQYACGGWMKNNPIPAEYSQYGSFTILAENNRKQIQGLIEELAATQHEAGSVAQKIGDLYKIVMDSVKLNKDGVAPIKAELDQLAALKDKKELYALLGDMQKKGIIAYNVLYVGADEMNSSMNAVQTYQTGLSMGEREYYLENDEATAKIRDAFRTHVQKMYQLAGFDEATAKKGMEVVMDVETRLAKAFRSRTELRDPHANYNKMSMEELKKNYPTFDWDAYLSAMGLKDVKEIIVGQPASLKAAADILDTLPIEQQSLYLQWKLIDSAASLLNDAMAEQNFDFYSRTMSGTQEMQPRWKRAVSTVSGALGEAVGQMYVEKYFPAAAKERMVTLVKNLQESLGERIQNLAWMGDSTKVKALEKLATFHVKIGYPDTWKDYSTLEIKNDSYWANMERANEWSHAEMIAKAGKPVDKDEWLMTPQTVNAYYNPTTNEICFPAGILQYPFFDMNADDAFNYGAIGVVIGHEMTHGFDDQGRQYDKDGNLKDWWTAEDAKNFDERAQVMVNFFDSIEVAPGVYANGRMTLGENIADHGGLQVSYQAFKKATAANPLPVLDGLTPEQRFFLAYAGVWANDIRPEEVLNRTKSDVHSLGEWRVNGALPQIGAWYEAFNVTEKDPMFLPVEKRVSIW; encoded by the coding sequence ATGAAAGCAAATCATTTGTTACCCATTGCAGCATTCTGTCTGATGACGGCTTCCTGCAACACCGGCAAGCAGCAGGCTGAACTTACAGCAGGCATCCAGCTCGCCAATCTTGACACAACGGCTCTACCCGGAACTGACTTTTACCAATACGCATGTGGCGGTTGGATGAAGAACAATCCGATTCCTGCTGAATACTCACAGTACGGTTCTTTTACTATCCTTGCAGAAAACAACCGCAAGCAGATTCAAGGACTGATTGAAGAACTTGCCGCCACCCAGCACGAAGCCGGCAGCGTGGCACAAAAAATCGGTGACTTGTACAAAATCGTAATGGACAGCGTGAAGCTGAACAAAGATGGTGTAGCTCCCATCAAGGCTGAACTCGACCAGCTGGCTGCTTTGAAGGACAAGAAAGAGCTTTATGCCTTGCTGGGCGATATGCAGAAGAAAGGCATCATCGCCTACAACGTGCTGTATGTTGGCGCTGACGAAATGAACAGTAGCATGAATGCTGTACAGACCTATCAGACCGGGCTGAGCATGGGCGAACGTGAATACTATCTGGAGAATGATGAGGCTACCGCCAAAATTCGTGATGCTTTCCGTACACATGTACAGAAGATGTATCAGTTGGCTGGTTTCGACGAGGCTACTGCCAAGAAAGGTATGGAGGTGGTGATGGATGTGGAAACACGTCTTGCCAAGGCTTTCCGCTCTCGTACGGAGTTGCGTGACCCGCATGCCAATTATAACAAGATGAGCATGGAAGAGTTGAAGAAGAATTATCCTACTTTCGATTGGGATGCTTATTTGTCTGCCATGGGCTTGAAGGATGTGAAGGAAATCATCGTAGGCCAGCCCGCTTCACTGAAAGCTGCTGCCGATATTCTGGATACGCTGCCCATTGAACAGCAGAGCCTTTATCTGCAATGGAAATTGATTGATTCTGCCGCAAGCTTGTTGAACGATGCTATGGCAGAACAGAACTTCGACTTCTACAGCCGCACCATGAGCGGTACACAAGAAATGCAGCCTCGCTGGAAGAGAGCGGTAAGCACTGTAAGCGGCGCGCTGGGCGAAGCTGTAGGTCAGATGTACGTGGAGAAATATTTCCCTGCTGCTGCCAAGGAGCGTATGGTGACTTTGGTGAAGAACTTGCAGGAAAGTCTGGGCGAACGTATCCAGAATCTTGCCTGGATGGGTGATTCCACTAAGGTGAAAGCTCTGGAGAAACTGGCTACCTTCCATGTGAAGATTGGTTATCCCGACACTTGGAAAGACTACTCCACACTGGAAATCAAAAACGACTCTTACTGGGCAAACATGGAACGTGCCAACGAGTGGAGCCATGCCGAAATGATAGCCAAGGCCGGCAAGCCGGTGGATAAGGACGAATGGCTGATGACTCCGCAGACCGTCAACGCTTACTATAACCCGACCACCAACGAAATCTGTTTCCCCGCCGGTATCCTGCAATATCCTTTCTTCGATATGAATGCGGATGATGCCTTCAACTATGGTGCCATCGGTGTGGTAATCGGTCATGAGATGACTCACGGATTCGACGACCAGGGTCGCCAGTACGACAAGGACGGTAACCTGAAAGACTGGTGGACTGCTGAAGATGCCAAGAACTTTGACGAGCGTGCTCAGGTGATGGTGAACTTCTTCGATAGCATCGAGGTTGCTCCGGGCGTATATGCCAACGGACGCATGACATTGGGTGAGAATATTGCCGACCACGGTGGTCTGCAGGTTTCTTATCAGGCATTCAAGAAAGCTACGGCTGCCAATCCGCTGCCGGTGCTGGATGGTCTTACTCCCGAACAACGTTTCTTCCTGGCATACGCAGGTGTATGGGCCAATGATATCCGTCCCGAAGAAGTGCTGAACCGCACGAAGAGTGATGTGCACTCATTGGGCGAATGGCGCGTAAACGGTGCATTGCCGCAAATCGGTGCTTGGTATGAGGCATTCAACGTGACAGAAAAAGACCCGATGTTCTTGCCGGTAGAAAAACGTGTATCTATTTGGTAA